The following proteins come from a genomic window of Deltaproteobacteria bacterium:
- a CDS encoding DUF3089 domain-containing protein has translation MTTSTLLALALTLFGGKPAAPDYAKPESWAALPQMVDSADTVPPGVMATNQDKAPVDVFFIHPTSYFGTDVNAAIDDAAVNGRTDSGSIANQASAFNGCCRVFAPRYRQAALSTFTWRRESAAQEAWNLAYTDVKAAFDYYIQHDNGGRPFIIASHSQGSRYALWLLQDKIEGTPLRDRFVAAYIVGYGIPADWFTRNLKTIGVCGSPTDTGCVNTWSTFGPDGNPDRIRNKELARYGDKLEPNARKPLVCTNPLSWTKGAEKADKSLNLGAWATHDGKPLAVVPKLTGARCDNGALFIDKVDDSGFRIPALPGENYHMVDYQLFYMNIRANAAARANAFLAAHPPAAASKP, from the coding sequence ATGACCACGTCGACACTTCTTGCGCTCGCGCTGACGCTCTTCGGCGGCAAGCCGGCCGCCCCCGACTACGCGAAGCCCGAGTCCTGGGCCGCGCTGCCGCAGATGGTGGACTCGGCCGACACCGTTCCGCCCGGCGTCATGGCGACGAACCAGGACAAGGCGCCGGTGGACGTCTTCTTCATCCACCCCACGAGCTACTTTGGAACCGACGTCAACGCGGCGATCGACGATGCCGCGGTCAACGGCCGCACCGACTCCGGTTCCATCGCCAACCAGGCGAGCGCGTTCAACGGCTGCTGCCGGGTCTTCGCGCCGCGCTACCGGCAAGCGGCGCTCTCCACGTTCACCTGGCGCCGGGAGTCGGCGGCGCAGGAAGCGTGGAACCTCGCGTATACCGACGTGAAGGCCGCATTTGACTATTACATTCAACACGACAACGGCGGCCGGCCCTTCATCATTGCCAGCCACAGCCAGGGTTCGCGCTACGCGCTCTGGCTCCTGCAAGACAAGATCGAAGGCACGCCGCTCCGCGATCGATTCGTGGCCGCGTACATCGTGGGCTATGGAATACCGGCCGATTGGTTCACCCGGAACCTGAAGACCATCGGCGTGTGCGGCTCGCCCACCGACACCGGCTGCGTGAACACCTGGAGCACCTTCGGCCCGGATGGAAATCCGGATCGCATCCGAAACAAGGAGCTCGCGCGCTACGGCGACAAGCTCGAGCCCAACGCGCGCAAGCCGTTGGTGTGCACCAACCCGCTCTCGTGGACCAAGGGCGCGGAGAAGGCCGACAAGTCGCTCAACCTCGGCGCCTGGGCGACCCACGACGGCAAGCCGCTGGCCGTGGTTCCCAAGCTCACCGGCGCGCGCTGCGACAACGGCGCGCTCTTCATCGACAAGGTCGACGACAGCGGCTTCCGCATCCCCGCGCTGCCTGGTGAGAACTATCACATGGTCGATTATCAATTGTTTTATATGAATATCCGCGCCAACGCGGCCGCGCGCGCGAACGCGTTCCTGGCCGCGCATCCGCCTGCGGCGGCGAGCAAGCCGTGA
- a CDS encoding CPBP family intramembrane metalloprotease: MTPAEPAAAPAIEAPPEPRKPEAWHAFMAFGVAMAATIALGAVVGVVLLVFHFDILKIAGRDPAAFQTRFMELYSRGPTVAITITLNELLIAAVALFAADMSGPSITERLRLGPSALPAWAYLVAPVGMLAAGDAASAIVRLIGLPSVSLPVFHEASHGAPATFGVLLVSGTIGAGFAEETLFRGYMASVLGGRWSRRAAILGTAICFGLMHLDLAHTPIAFAMGLYLGVIAERAGSIRVTMFAHAVNNGASFLLDRYSIDDVAALSTAAPSLSEPAALMVFAIVGALVCAGCLLLLLRPRTPSAAAATA; this comes from the coding sequence GTGACACCCGCAGAGCCCGCGGCCGCGCCCGCGATCGAAGCCCCACCCGAGCCGCGCAAGCCCGAGGCGTGGCACGCGTTCATGGCGTTCGGTGTGGCGATGGCAGCGACGATTGCGCTGGGCGCGGTCGTGGGGGTCGTCCTCCTGGTGTTCCACTTCGACATCTTGAAGATCGCGGGTCGCGATCCCGCCGCGTTTCAGACACGGTTCATGGAGCTCTACTCGCGCGGCCCCACCGTCGCGATCACCATCACGCTCAACGAGCTCCTCATCGCAGCCGTGGCGCTGTTCGCCGCGGACATGAGCGGCCCGTCGATCACCGAGCGGCTGCGGCTCGGCCCGAGCGCGCTGCCCGCGTGGGCGTACCTCGTCGCGCCCGTGGGCATGCTCGCCGCCGGCGACGCCGCCTCCGCGATCGTTCGGCTGATTGGACTGCCGTCCGTGTCGCTGCCCGTCTTTCACGAGGCGTCGCACGGCGCGCCCGCGACCTTTGGCGTGCTCCTCGTCTCCGGCACGATCGGCGCGGGCTTCGCGGAGGAGACGCTCTTCCGCGGCTACATGGCGTCGGTGCTCGGCGGACGTTGGTCGCGACGCGCCGCCATTCTGGGGACCGCCATCTGCTTCGGGCTCATGCACCTCGACCTGGCGCACACGCCGATCGCGTTTGCGATGGGGCTCTACCTGGGCGTCATCGCCGAGCGCGCGGGCAGCATCCGCGTCACCATGTTCGCGCACGCGGTGAACAACGGCGCGAGCTTCTTGCTCGACCGCTATTCCATCGACGACGTGGCCGCCCTGAGCACGGCTGCCCCCAGCCTCAGCGAGCCCGCGGCGTTGATGGTCTTCGCCATCGTCGGTGCGCTCGTGTGCGCGGGATGTCTGCTGCTGCTGCTTCGTCCGCGCACGCCGTCCGCGGCGGCCGCGACGGCGTAG
- a CDS encoding TIGR01777 family oxidoreductase, with amino-acid sequence MRVLISGATGLIGGALARQLAGQGTECWGLSRRARAPDATFQRWFAWDTLGQPLPPESLEGVDAVVHLAGDPVSEGRWTSEKKRRIRESRVQGTRAVVDAIRAASKRPSVLVSASATGFYGDRGDELVREEAPAGNTFLAEVCAAWEQASAPVAELGVRLVQPRIGIVLAREGGAFPKMLLPFRLGLGGRLGSGSQYFPWIHRDDMVGILAYALTHASVSGAVNAVAPHPVTNRELTETLAQTLHRPAFATVPPLALRVALGELGAATIESVRASADKITGLGYAFSYPILGPALRALVE; translated from the coding sequence ATGCGGGTGCTCATCAGCGGTGCCACCGGCCTCATCGGCGGTGCGCTCGCGCGACAGCTCGCCGGACAGGGCACCGAGTGCTGGGGCCTCTCGCGCCGCGCCCGCGCGCCCGACGCGACCTTTCAGCGCTGGTTCGCCTGGGACACGCTCGGCCAGCCATTGCCACCCGAGTCGCTCGAGGGCGTGGACGCGGTGGTTCACCTCGCCGGCGACCCCGTGAGCGAAGGCCGCTGGACGTCGGAAAAGAAGCGGCGCATCCGCGAGTCGCGCGTCCAGGGAACGCGCGCGGTGGTCGACGCCATCCGCGCGGCGTCGAAGCGCCCGAGCGTGCTGGTGTCCGCGAGCGCCACCGGCTTCTACGGCGACCGCGGCGACGAGCTCGTCCGCGAAGAGGCGCCCGCGGGCAACACCTTCCTCGCCGAGGTCTGCGCGGCCTGGGAGCAGGCGAGCGCGCCGGTCGCGGAGCTGGGCGTGCGCCTGGTGCAGCCGCGCATCGGCATCGTGCTCGCGCGCGAGGGCGGCGCGTTTCCGAAGATGCTCTTGCCTTTTCGACTCGGGCTGGGCGGGCGGCTCGGGAGCGGGTCGCAGTACTTCCCGTGGATCCACCGCGACGACATGGTGGGCATCCTGGCCTACGCGCTCACGCACGCGTCGGTGTCGGGGGCGGTGAACGCGGTGGCGCCGCACCCGGTGACGAACCGCGAGCTCACCGAGACGCTCGCGCAGACGCTTCACCGGCCGGCCTTCGCCACGGTGCCGCCGTTGGCGCTCCGGGTGGCGCTGGGCGAGCTCGGCGCGGCGACCATCGAGAGCGTGCGCGCCAGCGCGGACAAGATCACCGGGCTCGGCTACGCGTTTTCGTATCCGATTCTGGGGCCGGCGCTGCGGGCGCTGGTCGAGTAG
- a CDS encoding DUF2378 family protein produces MANESMAQGSMFEALFTRALRPIGPFADELRRVGFDPDHPQPQYPTPVWVACLAVTRRLVFGELDDAAAYRAIGERFMGSFLDTIAGKIVAVALPFLGPQAFLKRIPRYLTMGRSDLRWEVKLEEPRRLVAHLHDPFSVPAHFLAGIIDKAMKLIRAPAVITVVPQSPTESELDIRW; encoded by the coding sequence GTGGCGAACGAGTCGATGGCCCAGGGCAGCATGTTCGAGGCGCTCTTCACGCGCGCGCTCCGGCCCATCGGGCCCTTCGCGGACGAGCTTCGCCGCGTCGGCTTCGATCCCGATCATCCGCAGCCGCAATATCCGACGCCGGTCTGGGTCGCGTGCCTGGCGGTGACGCGCCGGCTGGTGTTCGGCGAGCTCGACGACGCTGCGGCCTACCGCGCGATCGGCGAGCGCTTCATGGGCTCGTTCCTGGACACGATCGCCGGGAAGATCGTCGCGGTGGCGCTGCCGTTTCTGGGGCCGCAAGCCTTCCTGAAGCGCATCCCGCGCTACCTCACCATGGGCCGCAGCGATCTGCGCTGGGAGGTGAAGCTCGAGGAGCCGCGCCGCCTGGTGGCGCACCTGCACGATCCGTTCAGCGTCCCGGCGCACTTTCTCGCGGGCATCATCGACAAAGCCATGAAGCTCATTCGCGCGCCGGCGGTGATCACCGTGGTGCCGCAGAGCCCGACCGAGAGCGAGCTCGACATCCGTTGGTGA